The Alosa sapidissima isolate fAloSap1 chromosome 16, fAloSap1.pri, whole genome shotgun sequence genome has a segment encoding these proteins:
- the LOC121685472 gene encoding filensin, giving the protein MFKTSYLREVRKEKYERSDVFEEASSPEACSTSSGPTAAQGWESLQELNSRFARYINRARVLEQRNAIFRKQLETLQRMEEASGLEEAFGEQINLNRQRIRELYSDRAKLERELKDAERMLDEFTNRYRNECDYQEQLRGTLEQLNKEADNALLRNLEYQIQSQFLQDDINSTKDRHKKNLAEIQTYVNILQQINQTTPLLPNVSVGISEEQEKLLAQRRVPALQSQLEEYKSALCQLQAQKQRLQTETSVLEQAIKSTQESYDDEIQLYNEQIESLRKEIEEAERTLEKYTNECRHLAIYQSSLENELDRYKRIIENEDNRLNSAIIGTPITLFTTNFRYIHNPTVPRGGKDITQAIQDITSVKYRQKNLAKKVNKKREITPRDVMDSGLEERVSGVEDEKKGMVEVEVEEGDVRREDIPLHTGVARQDVPDGAQISKAFDTLCNIVRDRMRKYKKPEPIADFYTKGRYVLVTGDSSYLDPCFYTSSPSGGHVFVTIWDGMMPPYDPYATPSKPSPTPSPTPRPLSPSSPSEDGDSQGHKGKGERGGDSKGKGKDGGHGAKSNQKSKNGDHNPKAKDPGPTSPNTNQGPTPAPTTPKNHNAGQPGPRNGKNMDDSNSRRGPPPMPFPRTNIPPDSMSYEKVEVVESVEKLSPDNKVKGYEETAMVVETMIEKTSKKKHGDRT; this is encoded by the exons ATGTTTAAAACCAGCTACTTACGGGAGGTTCGTAAGGAAAAGTATGAGCGTTCGGATGTTTTTGAagaagcaagcagcccagaggCTTGCTCTACTTCTTCAGGTCCCACAGCTGCACAAGGTTGGGAAAGCTTGCAAGAGCTGAACAGCCGGTTTGCCCGTTACATCAACCGGGCACGTGTGCTGGAGCAGCGCAATGCCATCTTTCGCAAGCAGCTAGAGACACTGCAGAGGATGGAGGAGGCATCTGGCCTGGAGGAAGCTTTTGGTGAGCAGATTAATCTGAATCGGCAGCGCATCCGAGAGCTCTACTCTGACCGTGCCAAACTTGAACGAGAGCTGAAGGATGCAGAACGTATGCTAGATGAGTTCACCAACAG gTATAGAAATGAATGTGACTATCAAGAACAGCTGCGAGGTACACTGGAACAACTTAATAAG GAAGCTGATAATGCTCTACTCAGAAACCTTGAGTACCAGATCCAGTCTCAGTTCCTCCAAGATGACATCAACTCTACCAAAGACAGACATAAAAAG AATCTGGCAGAAATCCAAACTTACGTGAACATTCTACAACAAATCAACCAGACAACTCCTCTTTTGCCTAATGTGTCAGTTGGGATATCAGAG GAACAGGAAAAACTTCTTGCACAGCGACGTGTTCCAGCACTGCAAAGTCAGCTGGAGGAGTACAAGAGTGCCCTCTGCCAGCTACAAGCACAAAAGCAAAGACTACAGACAGAG ACTTCTGTGTTGGAGCAAGCCATAAAAAGTACACAGGAAAGCTATGATGATGAGATTCAGCTGTACAATGAGCAGATTGAGTCATTAAGGAAGGAGATTGAGGAGGCCGAACGCACACTGGAAAAGTACACCAATGAGTGCAGGCACCTGGCAATCTACCAGTCCTCccttgaaaatgaactggaCAGATATAAAAGGATCATTGAAAACGAGGACAACAG GTTAAATTCAGCAATAATTGGAACTCCAATTACGTTGTTCACAACTAATTTCAGATATATTCACAACCCCACAGTGCCCAGGGGAGGGAAAG ACATCACTCAGGCCATACAGGATATTACCAGTGTGAAATACCGTCAGAAAAATCTGGCAAAGAAGGTgaacaaaaagagagaaatcaCCCCAAGAGATGTGATGGATAGTGGTCTAGAGGAAAGGGTGTCTGGTGTGGAGGATGAAAAGAAAGgaatggtggaggtggaggtggaggagggtgaCGTGAGGCGTGAGGACATCCCCCTTCACACTGGTGTTGCACGTCAAGATGTTCCAGATGGTGCTCAGATCAGTAAGGCATTTGACACGCTTTGTAACATTGTTCGAGACCGCATGAGGAAATACAAAAAGCCTGAGCCTATAGCTGATTTCTACACAAAAGGCCGCTATGTTCTTGTCACTGGTGATTCGAGCTATCTTGATCCCTGCTTCTACACATCATCTCCTTCTGGTGGTCATGTCTTTGTGACCATTTGGGATGGAATGATGCCCCCTTATGATCCCTATGCCACACCCTCAAAACCATCTCCCACCCCCAGCCCTACACCtaggcctctctctccctcctccccctcagaAGACGGAGACTCACAGGGCCAtaaaggaaagggagagagaggaggggatagCAAAGGCAAAGGGAAAGATGGAGGACATGGTGCTAAATCAAATCAGAAATCAAAGAATGGAGATCACAACCCAAAAGCCAAGGACCCTGGACCCACATCTCCAAACACAAATCAAGGACCCACCCCTGCTCCTACCACACCGAAAAATCACAATGCAGGTCAGCCAGGGCCCCGTAACGGTAAAAACATGGATGACAGCAATTCCCGAAGGGGGCCACCACCCATGCCTTTCCCAAGAACCAACATACCTCCTGATTCAATGAGTTATGAGAAGGTGGAAGTGGTGGAGTCTGTAGAGAAATTGTCACCTGACAACAAAGTGAAAGGCTACGAAGAGACCGCTATGGTTGTAGAGACCATGATTGAAAAGACTAGCAAAAAGAAACATGGTGATCGAACCTGA